One Drechmeria coniospora strain ARSEF 6962 chromosome 01, whole genome shotgun sequence genomic region harbors:
- a CDS encoding aconitate hydratase: protein MAPIELAARSGGGMARTLRRAARLPAVCLSSTTARKLSSVKSLPPTYERLFNKYTDVRKVLGRQRLTLAEKILYSHLHNVEESLLTNTDNGRSIRGKANLRLNPDRVNMQDASAQMALLQFMSCNLARPAIPASIHCDHLIVGSKGAASDLEAGIETNKEVFDFLESAARKFGMDFWPPGAGIIHQTVLENYALPGLMMLGTDSHSPNAGGLCTITIGVGGADAVEALVGAPWELKAPKVLGVELTGRLGDWVSPKDVILKLAGELTVRGGTGSVVEYFGPGVDTLSLTGMSTICNMGAEVGATTSIFPYTDASARYLRSTRRGDAVDNVEALQRFPGQSISEDAKFCFRADEGAEYDQVIKINLSELEPYINGPFTPDLATPLSKFKHTVKDQKWPEKLSAGLIGSCTNSSYEDMTRVESLLKEAAGAGLKPAADFYITPGSEQIRATLERDGTLETLEGAGGILLSNACGPCIGQWKRQDGVEKGTSNAILSSYNRNFRGRNDGNPETMNFLASPEIVTAMAFAGSTTFNPMTDALKTADGKDFRFSPPHGQEGPDAPFESGLKSLGVLSQQPDAKVPVAISPTSERLAFLEPFPPFPDADITGLRVLVKVTGKCTTDTISAAGPWLKYKGHLPNISTNTLNTAVNAETGEVNVAYDLDGSKHTIPALGQRWRERGQEWLVVAEHNYGEGSAREHAALQPRYLGARVVLTKSFARIHETNLKKQGVVPLTFANEADYDRISAGDEVSTVGLYDMLRNGGKGDVQLKVKRASGEEFLVLTKHAVSKDQALFILAGSALNLLSKGQ from the exons ATGGCGCCCATTGAACTAGCAGCACGTTCCGGAGGCGGCATGGCG CGTACCTTGAGACGCGCCGCACGACTCCCCGCCGTTTGCCTGTCCTCGACCACTGCACGAAAGCTCTCGAGCGTCaagtcgctgccgccgacctACGAGAGGCTTTTCAACAAGTACACGGATGTCCGTAAAGTCCTGGGCAGGCAGCGGCTCACGCTCGCCGAGAAGATCCTCTACAGTCACCTCCACAACGTCGAGGAGTCCCTCCTCACCAACACGGACAATGGGCGAAGCATCCGCGGCAAGGCCAACCTGCGCCTCAACCCCGACCGGGTCAACATGCAGGATGCGTCGGCGCAGATGGCCCTGCTGCAGTTCATGTCCTGCAACCTCGCCCGCCCGGCCATCCCCGCGAGCATCCACTGCGACCACTTGATTGTCGGCTCCAAGGGTGCCGCGAGCGACCTCGAGGCGGGCATCGAGACCAACAAGGAGGTCTTTGACTTTCTCGAGTCGGCCGCCCGCAAGTTCGGCATGGACTTTTGGCcccccggcgccggcatcatccACCAGACGGTGCTGGAGAACTACGCCCTGCCTGGGCTGATGATGCTGGGCACCGACTCTCACTCGCccaacgccggcggcctttgcaccatcaccatcggtGTCGGCGGTGCCGATGCCGTGGAAGCCCTCGTCGGTGCCCCGTGGGAGCTCAAGGCGCCCAAGgttctcggcgtcgagctcacCGGCAGGCTCGGCGACTGGGTTTCGCCCAAGGATGTCATCCTCAAGCTGGCCGGAGAGCTCACCGTTCGCGGCGGTACCGGCTCCGTCGTGGAGTACTTTGGACCTGGCGTTGACACCCTCAGCCTGACCGGCATGTCCACCATCTGCAACATGGgggccgaggtcggcgcgacgacgtcgaTTTTCCCCTACACCGACGCCTCCGCCCGCTACCTTCGTTCGACGcgacgcggcgacgccgtcgacaatgTCGAGGCGCTGCAGCGATTCCCCGGTCAGTCCATCTCCGAGGACGCCAAGTTCTGCTTcagggccgacgagggcgccgagtACGACCAGGTCATCAAGATCAACCTCTCGGAGCTCGAGCCCTACATCAACGGGCCCTTCACTCCCGATCTTGCCACACCCCTGTCCAAGTTCAAGCACACCGTCAAGGACCAGAAGTGGCCCGAGAAGCTGTCGGCCGGACTCATCGGCAGCTGCACGAACAGCTCATACGAGGACATGACGCGCGTCGAGAGCCTGCTCaaggaggccgccggcgcaggcctgaagcccgccgccgactttTACATCACCCCCGGCAGCGAGCAGATTCGCGCAACGCTCGAGCGGGACGGAACCTTGGAAACCTTGGAGGGTGCCGGCGGAATACTGCTGTCGAACGCTTGCGGACCGTGCATCGGCCAGTGGAAGCgccaggacggcgtcgagaaggGTACCTCCAACGCCATCCTTTCGTCCTACAACCGCAACTTTCGTGGTCGAAACGACGGAAACCCCGAGACGATGAACTTTCTTGCCTCGCCCGAGATCGTCACCGCCATGGCCTTTGCCGGCTCCACGACCTTCAACCCCATGACGGATGCGCTCAagaccgccgacggcaaggactTTCGCTTCTCCCCGCCGCACGGCCAAGAAGGCCCCGACGCGCCCTTCGAGTCCGGTCTCAAGTCTCTCGGCGTCCTCTCTCAGCAGCCCGACGCCAAGGTCCCCGTTGCCATCTCCCCCACCTCGGAGCGCCTCGCCTTCCTCGAACCTTTCCCGCCCTTCCCCGATGCGGACATCACCGGACTCCGGGTCCTCGTCAAGGTCACGGGCAAGTGCACCACCGATACCATCTCCGCGGCCGGTCCATGGCTCAAGTACAAGGGCCACCTGCCCAACATCAGCACCAACACGCTCAACACGGCCGTCAACGCCGAAACGGGCGAGGTCAACGTCGCAtacgacctcgacggctccAAGCACACCATCCCCGCGCTTGGTCAGCGCTGGAGGGAGCGTGGCCAGGagtggctcgtcgtcgccgagcataACTACGGCGAGGGCTCCGCCCGCGAGCACGCCGCCCTCCAGCCCCGCTACCTCGGCGCCCGCGTCGTCCTCACGAAGTCGTTTGCTCGCATCCACGAGACCAACCTCAAGAAGCAAGGCGTCGTTCCGCTGACGTTTGCCAACGAGGCCGACTACGATCGTAtctccgccggcgacgaggtcagCACCGTTGGACTCTACGACATGCTTcgcaacggcggcaagggcgacGTTCAGTTGAAGGTGAAGCGGGCCAGCGGCGAGGAGTTTCTCGTACTCACCAAGCATGCCGTCAGCAAGGACCAAGCTCTGTTCATCCTCGCAGGCAGCGCCCTGAATTTGCTGTCGAAGGGACAGTAG